Sequence from the Bacillus mesophilus genome:
CATTTCTGGTTGGTTTAAGTCAGTTACTTAATATGAAAGACTATAGGCCGCTAACCTTTCCATTTGCTGTTCTAATTATCCCTTTAACATTATTGGTTATTCCTAGTAGCATTTATCTCAAAGAATTCTCAAAGCATGCTACTACCCCATATATGATATTCATTGGATTTATTTTACCATTATTAGTTTATATGGTTTCTAAGTGGAAGAAAAAAAATGAGACTTCTTGACGGTACCTAAACGGACGTTCAATTTCTAATCCTCATAACGCAGGATAATAACAGAGAAATGTAATCTTATATCTATAGACGGCTTGCTATATAAATTACACTTTCACGTAGGCACTTTCTTACGGTTACAATTGGATTGGCCGTGCGATGTTTTTAATATGAGTCATTTCCAATAGAAAGTGCCGTATGATTAACCATGATACGGCACTTTTTATTCTGATGTATTCTTAGCATTTTTCAAAAGCTTGCTTTTATTTATTTTTCTTTATGGGAAGATCTCCCTGGTATTACGCAGCCTTCTGGACCACAATCTAACCCATTTTTCAACAGTGCTTCCTCTGCTTTTTCTTTATCCAACTGTTTCTGCTGCCATTCAACATCAATGGTTGGAGAGAATTTCTCAGGATGTCGTATATACCAACGTTGCTTTCTAATCAAAAAATTATCAGTATCGAGAAGTAGAGCTTCATCTAATTCTTTTAATGCCTCTTCCTTCTTACCAGTCTTTGAATACTCCATCCCAAGTTTAAATTTTGTTTGGGAAAGTTGTTTCTCTAAATCAGTTACATTGTTTGCTGGGTTGTAATACTCATCATCTAAGACAACCTGATCCACTTCACCAGATAGTAATTTTTCTACTGCATGAACATGTTCTGGGTTCGTCACACTAAAGCCTTGTTTTATCAGCCGGATTGTTCCCTGTTTATCAATAAAGATTCCGTTTGGTACAATTTTGAATCCAAATAAATTAGCTAATATATTTTCCGAATCAACAACGGTTGTAAATGTATGATTTTCGGCATAAGGCTTTGCGACTTCTGCCCCTTGAATATCTACCGAAACCGATAAAATCTCAAAATCCTGCTCCTTGAACGTATCATAAAAATGCTGCCACCCTGGCAGTTGCTCACGACATCTTCACCATGATGCCCACATAAAAATAAGGGTGTTTTTCCCTTTATAGTCGCTGATTGCTACTGGATCACCATTTAAATTTGTTAGGGTTACGTTTTTCATCTCAGTTAATAACATAAAAAGTCCCTCCTTCAAGTAGATTATATCTGATTTTTCAGTTATTTTTCAAACTATTAGCACAACAGTTTGGTATTATTACAAAATTCAGGATGTATCTTGACAAACAAAAGGCCTTTAATAAAATAAAGGGCCTTTTGTTCTTTCTATTCGATGATTAATTCACCATTCTCTCCTTAATATCCTCCGCTACTTCTTTGCCATTTTTGATACATGCTCCAATACCAACACCAAAATAGGAACAGCCTGCTAATATCACATTCGGGAAAAGTGACTTCATCTTTTGGTCAAGTTTAGAAACCGTTTGTCCATGTCCTAAGTGATAATTTGGCATGTTCTCGTTCCAATGTGTGATTTCCACAACCTTAGGTTGATTGGTGATTCCAATACTCTTTTCGATATCAGACATTGCTTGTGATAATATATGTTCTTCATTTAATGTCTTAAGCTTTTCGTATGAGGGATTGGAGCTTTTGTAAAATAACCTTACTAACAGATTACCTTCCTTGGAAGTGTGTGACCATTTCCTACTAGTCCATGTGCAGGCATCACACTGTAATTCATGATGGTCAGGAACAATAAAACCTGTTCCATCTTCAGGTAAGTTACGGTCTGACACATCAAAACCAAGGTAAACACTAATTAATGAGGAATTCTTTAGCTGGTCGAACTCTTCGTTTAACTCTGTACTTTGGAGTATATCCTGTGTTACGTCATGAGGAATCGCAGTCACAACATAGTCAGCCACTATAGAATCATGATTGGAAAATTGGATTTCGTAGCCACTTTCCCTTTTCATGACTTTGGTAGTCGTTACCCCTTTAATGATTTCTACCTCTTTTAATTCTTCTTCAAGCTTATGAATGATTGATGATAGGCCATTCTTAAAAGTTAGAAACTTAGGTTTTGAAGATTGGAATTTCTCTTTGTTCATTGATAAACCTTTTATAATACTTCCATACTTGTTTTTATATTCTAGTAAATACGGAAGTGTGGAACCTAAGGTTAGTGTGTTTAACTCTCCTGAATAAACTCCAGATAAGACAGGAGCTATTTGCTCCTCTACTAATTCTTTCCCGAAAAAATACTCTAAGAATTCTCCAACAGAACTTTCCAACGTAAAATGCTCATTTTTCGTCTCAAAGTCTTTTAGGGCTTCCTGTTTTCCACCTTCCGAAACAAGGGTGCTACTAAATAGAGACTCTTTACTCATTGGAATCCCAAATATGGAATCAGCAGGGATAGCGTGTAACTGACCCTCTTTATAAATAAACGAGACGCCGGTTGCGTTATAAGCAACCTCATTTTGTAAATGCAATTCCTCAATTAGTGGCATGACACTCTCATGACGAGCCACGATTGAATCGGCACCTGTTTCCATGATGAATCCGTCTTGCTCAACGCTGTTAATTTTCCCTCCTAAGAATTGATTCTTCTCAACGAGGATCAATCTCATATCTAGATCTTGTTCGTTTTTTAACTTTTGTAAATAATGCATCGACGATAAACCTGTAATTCCACCGCCTATTACAACAACTGTTTTCATATTTACTCCTTTATATAGGAACTAGATTTTTTCATATCTTTATTTTATCAAAAAAACGGGAAAACTTGCGAGGACAAACATCACACTAAAAACCTGAAACCTTTATTTAGTAATCTACATAGTCTAAAATGGATATAGTATTTATTTTCCAAAATCATTAATTAAAGGTATGCATGCTGATGAAAATTAAGAGATTCACTTTTGTTGGAGGAAGAATAATCAAAACGGGAATTGCTGTATTTTTAACAGCATTTATTTGTCATATTTTAAACTGGCCAGCTATGTTTGCTGTCATTACAGCGATTGTGACGATTGAGCCTACTGTTGCTGATTCGGTAAAGAAGGCTTTTGTCAGATTCCCCGCTTCTGTCATTGGTGCGGCTCTAGCCGTTTTGTTCACTTTCCTATTCGGGGATAGCCCATACTCTTATGCGCTAGTTGCTCTCTCAACCATAATAGCCTGTCATAAATTAAAACTTCACGACGGAACATTAGTTGCTACCTTAACAGGGGTTGCAATGATTTCTACCGTTCATGACCATTATTTCGCTTCACTTTTTATTAGATTAGGAACGACTAGTATAGGACTCATTGTCTCAACTTTAGTGAACTTTTTTATACTGCCACCTAACTATTCGAAAACCATTTCAAACGAGATACAATTGCTTTTATCCAAAACAGGAGAAATTTTGGACAAGCGTGCAAAGGAGTGGTTTCACGAACAGCCTGTAGATAAAAAACTCAGGCAAGATTTTCAACAATTAGTAAAAGAAATAGATAAGACAGAAACAGTTTCTCAATATCAAAAAGAGGAATGGAAATATCACCGTGTAAGTCGTAAGGAAATTAGGCTTTTTCATTATGGGTTTAAAAAATTGGTTATCATACGTCAACTAGCCTACCATACAGGAAATCTTGTTTACCTCCCATTTTATCAATTAAAAATGGATCGTGAATGTAAGGAATTAATCCTCTGTACGGTAGCATCCATTAAGAGTATGTTAAGTGATCAAGAGTTTATTTATAAAGAGGACTTTCATGAGAACATGGAGAAAGTTAAAACTGTATTTACACAGCAAAACCCAAAAGAGGATGAAATGATTAGCACTCCGGACCATCACCATCTTATTTCACCGGAAACTGTCATTCTATATGAATTACTTTCAATCCATGACCTTATTGATGAATTATGTAGAATTAAGACATGGGAAAAAAAGTATACTGGGGTAAGAGCAATGTCACAATAAGTTAGCTTTCTATAATAAGGTCCTTCTCTCACAATGAGAAAAGGACCTTTCGATTTTAACTATGGTTTTTCACTTATTAGACACCTTGTTCCTTATATCTCCAGTGCTAAGATATCGCCCTATAGTTCTTTACCTTCTCGTTCAAGTACTGAAAACCATACAATAGTAAAGATTTAATAAAAAACAGAAGTGACAATTGGTAACTTTTTAATCGTTTTAACGTCCCAATACCTGACTTCTTTAAAAAAGATACGTAAGGATATACAAAGATTGAATCGATGATAAGATTTAGAATAATGTAAGCGAAGAACTTTCCGTATGTAAATTTTAAAATCCACATTGAACCTATTAAAAAGGGACCCCAAATTAAAGGGAATTCTCCTATTACTTTTGGGTGAATCGTCGCATGAAACTTCCACCACTTTCGCTTTTTAGCAACTATACTCTCCCCTCTCACAACTAAAGAAATGAAAAGACTTGCTAAGAAATATTTTTTAGCAGTACTTTTCCCCAATAACGGGAGAGTAAACCACGGTAGGATCATTAACAGCAATAAAAAAATTTTAGGATTTTTCATAAAACCTCCTTTTTGAAATCTTTATGTTGTTTTTCCTGAACACTATCATTTTTTCTTTTTTTCAACTGTTCCAATTGTCTCCGCTTTAGGAATATTATACAATCTACTCTTTGGTTCAAATATGGTTTGGGATGGCCAAAGTCCATGATGTCCAGAAAAGATGTAACTGGTTAGACAAGCAATAAAGAAATACTCCATTCCCTTATCACCGAACATTTCAACGCTTAATAAAAAGGCAGCAATAGGAGTATTCGCTCCGCCAGCAAATGCCGCAATCATACCCAGACCAGCTAGAAATGACATAGGCAAATCAATGAAAGTAGACAAAGTATTCCCTAAGGTTGCTCCCATAAAAAATAAGGGGATCGCTTCTCCACCGACAAAGCCCATACCAAGTGTTACCGCCGTAAATACAAGTTTAGCTAGAAAGGCGAAAGGTGGAACCTCTTCCTCGAATGATTGTTCTAACATTTCTAAACCACGACCATTATAGTCATCCGAACCTACAATTAAAGATAACACCACAATCAAAATACCCCCAATAAAGGCTCTAATCATATGATTTTTCTTTGTAACCTTCTCAGAAAAGTTTTGGATTCCGTGCCTTAGTTGACAATATAGTACACTTAAAAGACTAAAGATAACGGATACGAATATAACGGTGAGAAACATAGATATTGAAGCATTCGGAATGT
This genomic interval carries:
- a CDS encoding aromatic acid exporter family protein, with amino-acid sequence MKIKRFTFVGGRIIKTGIAVFLTAFICHILNWPAMFAVITAIVTIEPTVADSVKKAFVRFPASVIGAALAVLFTFLFGDSPYSYALVALSTIIACHKLKLHDGTLVATLTGVAMISTVHDHYFASLFIRLGTTSIGLIVSTLVNFFILPPNYSKTISNEIQLLLSKTGEILDKRAKEWFHEQPVDKKLRQDFQQLVKEIDKTETVSQYQKEEWKYHRVSRKEIRLFHYGFKKLVIIRQLAYHTGNLVYLPFYQLKMDRECKELILCTVASIKSMLSDQEFIYKEDFHENMEKVKTVFTQQNPKEDEMISTPDHHHLISPETVILYELLSIHDLIDELCRIKTWEKKYTGVRAMSQ
- a CDS encoding voltage-gated chloride channel family protein; the protein is MNIKLEYKTFMITLSKWIVIGVLIGGIVGSITAALLDLNDYLGEVREKDSWLVYFLPLGGLIIGYIYMKYGKKEDNDAAKGNNLIIDAIHDKATVLRRMGPIVYLGTFITVIFGGSTGREAAAIQMGGSISEAVNRFFKSNIFDKNVVLMTGISAGFGAAFGAPITGAVFGMEMTAIGKLKYEAVVPCLIASFVGHYISEEIWSVKHEEFTIQNIPNASISMFLTVIFVSVIFSLLSVLYCQLRHGIQNFSEKVTKKNHMIRAFIGGILIVVLSLIVGSDDYNGRGLEMLEQSFEEEVPPFAFLAKLVFTAVTLGMGFVGGEAIPLFFMGATLGNTLSTFIDLPMSFLAGLGMIAAFAGGANTPIAAFLLSVEMFGDKGMEYFFIACLTSYIFSGHHGLWPSQTIFEPKSRLYNIPKAETIGTVEKKKK
- a CDS encoding protoporphyrinogen oxidase, whose amino-acid sequence is MKTVVVIGGGITGLSSMHYLQKLKNEQDLDMRLILVEKNQFLGGKINSVEQDGFIMETGADSIVARHESVMPLIEELHLQNEVAYNATGVSFIYKEGQLHAIPADSIFGIPMSKESLFSSTLVSEGGKQEALKDFETKNEHFTLESSVGEFLEYFFGKELVEEQIAPVLSGVYSGELNTLTLGSTLPYLLEYKNKYGSIIKGLSMNKEKFQSSKPKFLTFKNGLSSIIHKLEEELKEVEIIKGVTTTKVMKRESGYEIQFSNHDSIVADYVVTAIPHDVTQDILQSTELNEEFDQLKNSSLISVYLGFDVSDRNLPEDGTGFIVPDHHELQCDACTWTSRKWSHTSKEGNLLVRLFYKSSNPSYEKLKTLNEEHILSQAMSDIEKSIGITNQPKVVEITHWNENMPNYHLGHGQTVSKLDQKMKSLFPNVILAGCSYFGVGIGACIKNGKEVAEDIKERMVN
- a CDS encoding TlpA family protein disulfide reductase; the protein is MLLTEMKNVTLTNLNGDPVAISDYKGKNTLIFMWASW